In Arthrobacter sp. SLBN-112, a genomic segment contains:
- the rpoB gene encoding DNA-directed RNA polymerase subunit beta: MVASSTSNNETANTADSTDGATRRLSFAKIHEPLDVPNLLALQTDSFDWLVGNERWQARVAKAVEENDLSVATTSGLSDIFEEISPIEDFQGTMSLSFSDPEFADPKYTMAECKDRDATYSAPLYVKAEFMNNNTGEIKQQTVFMGDFPLMTEKGTFVVNGTERVVVSQLVRSPGAYFERAADKTSDKDIFTAKIIPSRGAWFELEIDKRDQVGVRLDRKRKQSVTVLLKALGWTEGQILEEFGQYDSMRATLEKDATETREDALLDIYRKLRPGEPPTVEAAQSLLDNLYFNSKRYDLAKVGRYKINRKLGIDRSLGDKEASVLHVEDIVAMIKFLVALHAGEKTIKGTRDGQEVDLRVEIDDIDHFGNRRIRAVGELIENQVRTGLSRMERVVRERMTTQDVEAITPQTLINIRPVVAAIKEFFGTSQLSQFMDQNNPLSGLTHKRRLSALGPGGLSRDRAGMEVRDVHPSHYGRMCPIETPEGPNIGLIGSLASYGRINPFGFIETPYRLVKDGVVSDDVQYLTADDEAEVLIAQANAPLDENNKFAEDTVLVRARGGGGEPVLVPAEDVEFMDVSPRQMVSVATALIPFLEHDDANRALMGANMQRQAVPLVRSEAPFVGTGMERAAAVDAGDVVIAKKAGVVTEVSAELVIMLNDDGTETNYRINKFARSNQGNCYNHRVLVNEGQRLEVGGIIADGPATDQGELALGKNLLVAFMSWEGHNFEDAIILSQRIVAEDVLSSIHIEEHEIDARDTKLGAEEITRDIPNVSEEVLAGLDERGIIHIGAEVEAGDILVGKVTPKGETELTPEERLLRAIFGEKSREVRDTSLKVPHGESGTVIGVRVFDRDNDDELPPGVNQLVRVYVAAKRKITDGDKLAGRHGNKGVISKILPVEDMPFLADGTPVDIVLNPLGVPGRMNVGQVLETHLGWVAKTGWKIEGEPEWVKQLPNLPRESGPTTVATPVFDGAREEEITGLLDSTNVTRDGDRLINSSGKTRLFDGRSGEPFPDPISVGYMYILKLHHLVDDKIHARSTGPYSMITQQPLGGKAQFGGQRFGEMEVWALEAYGAAYTLQELLTIKSDDIHGRVKVYEAIVKGENIPEPGVPESFKVLIKEMQSLCLNVEVLSTDGTTIEMRDSDDAVFTAAEELGIDLSRAEPSSVEEV; this comes from the coding sequence TTGGTCGCCTCGAGCACCTCTAATAACGAAACCGCTAACACCGCCGACAGCACTGATGGTGCCACTCGCCGGCTCTCATTCGCAAAGATTCACGAACCTCTTGACGTTCCGAATCTGCTTGCCCTGCAGACAGACAGCTTCGATTGGCTGGTCGGCAATGAGCGCTGGCAGGCACGCGTGGCAAAGGCTGTCGAAGAAAACGATCTCAGCGTCGCCACCACGTCCGGCCTGTCGGACATCTTCGAAGAGATCTCCCCGATCGAGGACTTCCAGGGCACCATGTCCTTGAGCTTCTCCGATCCGGAGTTCGCTGACCCCAAATACACCATGGCCGAGTGCAAGGACCGGGACGCAACGTACTCGGCTCCGTTGTACGTCAAGGCCGAGTTCATGAACAACAACACGGGCGAAATCAAGCAGCAGACCGTGTTCATGGGCGATTTCCCGCTGATGACCGAGAAGGGCACCTTCGTGGTCAACGGCACCGAGCGTGTCGTCGTCTCCCAGCTGGTCCGTTCACCGGGCGCCTACTTCGAGCGCGCCGCTGACAAGACCAGCGACAAGGACATCTTCACCGCCAAGATCATCCCGTCCCGCGGTGCTTGGTTCGAGCTCGAGATCGACAAGCGCGACCAGGTCGGTGTCCGCCTCGACCGCAAGCGCAAGCAGTCCGTCACGGTCCTGCTCAAGGCCCTCGGCTGGACCGAAGGCCAGATCCTCGAAGAGTTCGGCCAGTACGACTCCATGCGGGCAACCCTGGAGAAGGACGCCACCGAGACCCGCGAAGACGCCCTGCTGGACATCTACCGCAAGCTTCGTCCGGGCGAGCCGCCCACCGTCGAGGCTGCCCAGTCCCTGCTGGACAACCTGTACTTCAACTCCAAGCGCTACGATCTGGCCAAGGTTGGCCGCTACAAGATCAACCGCAAGCTCGGCATCGACCGCTCCCTTGGCGACAAGGAAGCCTCGGTCCTGCACGTTGAAGACATCGTTGCCATGATCAAGTTCCTCGTCGCGCTGCACGCTGGCGAGAAAACCATCAAGGGCACCCGCGATGGCCAGGAAGTGGACCTGCGCGTCGAAATCGACGACATCGACCACTTCGGCAACCGCCGCATCCGCGCCGTCGGCGAGCTCATCGAGAACCAGGTCCGCACCGGCCTGTCCCGCATGGAGCGCGTCGTCCGCGAGCGTATGACCACCCAGGACGTCGAGGCCATCACGCCGCAGACCCTGATCAACATCCGCCCCGTGGTTGCAGCCATCAAGGAGTTCTTCGGAACGTCCCAGCTGTCGCAGTTCATGGACCAGAACAACCCGCTCTCGGGCCTGACCCACAAGCGCCGCCTGTCCGCGCTTGGCCCGGGTGGTCTGTCCCGTGACCGCGCCGGCATGGAAGTCCGTGACGTTCACCCGTCCCACTACGGACGTATGTGCCCCATCGAAACTCCTGAAGGCCCGAACATCGGCCTGATCGGTTCGCTGGCATCCTACGGCCGCATCAACCCGTTCGGTTTCATCGAGACCCCGTACCGGCTGGTCAAGGACGGCGTCGTGTCCGACGACGTCCAGTACCTGACGGCCGACGACGAGGCCGAGGTGCTGATCGCACAGGCCAACGCGCCGCTGGATGAGAACAACAAGTTCGCCGAGGACACCGTGCTGGTCCGTGCCCGTGGTGGTGGAGGCGAGCCCGTCCTGGTTCCGGCCGAGGACGTCGAGTTCATGGACGTTTCCCCGCGCCAGATGGTGTCCGTGGCAACCGCCCTGATCCCGTTCCTGGAGCACGACGACGCCAACCGCGCACTCATGGGTGCCAACATGCAGCGCCAGGCCGTTCCGCTGGTCCGTTCCGAGGCTCCGTTCGTGGGCACCGGCATGGAGCGCGCCGCCGCCGTCGATGCCGGTGACGTTGTCATCGCCAAGAAGGCCGGTGTGGTCACCGAGGTTTCCGCCGAGCTCGTCATCATGCTCAACGACGACGGCACCGAGACCAACTACCGCATCAACAAGTTCGCCCGCTCCAACCAGGGCAACTGCTACAACCACCGCGTCCTGGTGAACGAAGGCCAGCGCCTTGAGGTCGGCGGCATCATCGCCGACGGTCCGGCAACGGACCAGGGTGAACTCGCACTCGGCAAGAACCTGCTCGTGGCATTCATGTCATGGGAAGGCCACAACTTCGAGGACGCCATCATCCTCTCGCAGCGCATCGTTGCCGAGGACGTCCTTTCCTCCATCCACATCGAGGAGCACGAGATCGATGCCCGCGACACCAAGCTTGGTGCCGAGGAAATCACCCGTGACATCCCCAACGTGTCCGAGGAAGTCCTGGCCGGCCTGGACGAGCGCGGCATCATCCACATCGGTGCCGAGGTTGAAGCAGGTGACATCCTGGTCGGAAAGGTCACCCCGAAGGGTGAAACCGAGCTGACCCCGGAAGAGCGCCTGCTGCGCGCCATCTTCGGTGAGAAGTCCCGCGAAGTGCGCGACACCTCCCTGAAGGTGCCGCACGGCGAGTCCGGCACCGTCATCGGCGTTCGCGTCTTCGACCGCGACAACGACGACGAGCTGCCCCCGGGCGTGAACCAGCTGGTGCGCGTCTACGTGGCTGCCAAGCGCAAGATCACCGACGGCGACAAGCTCGCCGGCCGCCACGGCAACAAGGGTGTCATCTCCAAGATCCTCCCCGTCGAGGACATGCCCTTCCTTGCCGACGGTACCCCCGTTGACATCGTCCTGAACCCGCTGGGTGTTCCGGGCCGTATGAACGTGGGCCAGGTGCTCGAAACGCACCTCGGCTGGGTTGCCAAGACCGGTTGGAAGATCGAAGGCGAGCCCGAATGGGTCAAGCAGCTGCCGAACCTGCCGCGCGAGAGTGGTCCCACCACTGTTGCGACGCCGGTGTTCGACGGTGCCCGCGAAGAGGAAATCACGGGCCTGCTGGACTCCACCAACGTGACCCGCGACGGTGACCGCCTGATCAACTCCTCCGGCAAGACCCGCCTGTTTGACGGCCGCTCCGGTGAGCCGTTCCCGGATCCGATCTCGGTCGGCTACATGTACATCCTGAAGCTCCACCACCTGGTGGACGACAAGATCCACGCGCGCTCCACCGGCCCGTACTCCATGATCACGCAGCAGCCGCTGGGTGGTAAGGCACAGTTCGGCGGCCAGCGCTTCGGTGAAATGGAAGTGTGGGCGCTCGAGGCTTACGGCGCTGCCTACACGCTCCAGGAACTCCTCACGATCAAGTCGGATGATATCCACGGTCGTGTGAAGGTCTACGAAGCGATCGTCAAGGGCGAGAACATCCCCGAGCCGGGCGTTCCCGAATCCTTCAAGGTCTTGATCAAGGAAATGCAGTCGCTGTGCCTGAACGTGGAAGTTCTTTCCACGGACGGAACCACAATTGAAATGCGTGACTCTGATGACGCAGTCTTCACGGCTGCGGAAGAACTGGGCATCGATCTGTCTCGTGCAGAGCCCAGCTCCGTAGAAGAGGTCTAG